One genomic region from Anopheles bellator chromosome 2, idAnoBellAS_SP24_06.2, whole genome shotgun sequence encodes:
- the LOC131209380 gene encoding zinc finger protein 85-like, whose protein sequence is MLLRHVIPSNNDVEEIYIVKQEEEHPAEFHCGTDFSSDQEDRKLNDNSDTVPVLVENMMLDMTVARQTCDAEMLPCEQNVKAEPVENFAEVSQLKRPSGKGDIHETDMMQDVKVRSLRRQGTRICHEQIHDPSKDEGRISIKHEMEPKTPSSIKKMQREELTQCFICRRDLLQRKKLLDHLRIEHEGELPFDCKQCVSETIRNLNRLNLHHQQHDPQLKRCCLYCPARFSCGQAVSRHMRKLHRAQYDIDAEKTRRFVCRYCQQKFTKKYDLLKHEKKHFQLPNETNDGTNYTERELRCYICNDFTGESRDKLNKHVRVHHSDWLPYQCEKCENKLINSARVLCEHLRQHVEGLAIKCVYCEKRFVSLADCQHHEEKNHVQEKQMDEEEEAKIQAEIYNTKIVVIEGQKRFQCDYCERSYTLLSTLRRHLHIHSLANSLACQFCGKFFSNSASLGLHEKRNHDGPFSCDVCSKCFKDTRRLIEHRRTHSGEKPFICEICGKCFRIRQILREHKLSCFGPETTQRCFCRLCSQMFENLPKALEHVKTSHNQEIPETKCCSCDLLFRDAESLVEHEFRHTLPGIITCQVCNRIFKHHKNLMRHIKMHADQPVPYMCDLCGKTFTQKGSLTIHRRIHTGERPFSCELCHKGFVDKKERRRHYTSHFNPQSKLYIPDAHTIAAPPEAGPNGKKYKTYNCKICGRQFTSSSNLAKHVTTHTGEKKYMCEFCEKRFSQGGQLTVHRRIHTGERPFACENCGDRFLDGSSFKRHKTQHLCKAHDKPSSFVQGAMPERILPTVSTPTVNGEQIQCQVPLPASSIEQLPLSLSSGVATMSLTSDAVLVGPTYLL, encoded by the exons ATGTTGCTTCG CCACGTTATACCTTCAAACAACGATGTAGAAGAGATTTACATCGTCAAGCAAGAGGAGGAACACCCTGCGGAATTTCACTGCGGAACGGATTTTAGTTCAGATCAAGAGGATCGCAAGTTGAATGATAACAGTGATACAGTCCCCGTTTTAGTCGAGAATATGATGCTAGATATGACTGTTGCTCGACAGACATGTGATGCTGAAATGCTGCCTTGCGAACAGAATGTTAAAGCCGAACCTGTGGAAAATTTCGCAGAAGTATCGCAGCTGAAAAGGCCGTCTGGTAAAGGTGATATTCACGAAACAGACATGATGCAAGATGTCAAGGTGCGATCACTTCGGCGCCAAGGAACAAGGATTTGCCATGAACAAATACACGATCCTTCGAAAGATGAAGGAAGGATCAGTATAAAGCATGAAATGGAACCTAAAACACCTTCCTCAATCAAAAAGATGCAAAGGGAAGAGTTAACGCAGTGCTTCATATGCAGAAGAGATTTGCTGCAGCGTAAAAAGCTGTTGGATCACTTACGAATAGAACATGAGGGAGAACTTCCATTCGACTGCAAACAATGCGTGTCAGAGACCATTCGAAACCTTAATCGACTCAACCTGCATCATCAACAGCACGATCCGCAATTGAAACGATGTTGTTTGTACTGCCCGGCACGGTTTTCGTGTGGGCAAGCCGTTAGCAGGCACATGCGAAAGTTACATCGGGCTCAGTACGATATTGATGCGGAGAAGACTCGTCGATTCGTATGTCGTTACTGCCagcaaaaattcacaaaaaagTATGATCTGCTAAAGCACGAGAAAAAGCATTTCCAACTACCAAATGAAACTAACGATGGCACTAATTATACCGAGCGTGAGCTACGATGCTACATATGCAACGATTTTACCGGAGAATCGCGTGACAAACTGAATAAACATGTCCGCGTACATCATTCAGACTGGTTACCCTATCAGTgcgaaaaatgcgaaaataaGTTGATCAATTCGGCACGAGTACTGTGTGAGCATTTGCGGCAACACGTGGAAGGcttggcaataaaatgcgTATATTGCGAAAAGCGATTTGTATCGTTGGCTGACTGTCAGCaccacgaagaaaaaaatcacgtACAGGAGAAGCAAAtggatgaagaagaagaagccaaAATACAAGCCGAAATCTACAACACCAAAATAGTTGTGATCGAAGGACAGAAGCGTTTTCAATGCGACTACTGTGAACGATCGTACACTTTACTCAGTACGCTACGAAGGCATTTGCATATTCACTCGCTGGCAAATAGCCTCGCATGCCAGTTTTGTGGCAAATTTTTTAGCAATTCAGCATCATTAGGATTGCATGAGAAGCGTAACCATGATGGCCCATTTTCCTGTGATGTTTGCAGCAAATGTTTTAAAGATACGAGGCGCCTAATCGAACATCGACGAACACACTCTGGCGAAAAACCTTTCATCTGCGAAAtatgtggaaaatgtttccgCATTCGTCAAATTCTGCGTGAGCACAAATTAAGCTGCTTTGGGCCTGAGACCACCCAGCGTTGCTTTTGTAGGCTTTGCTCACAAATGTTCGAAAATCTCCCCAAAGCGTTGGAACACGTGAAGACATCGCACAATCAGGAAATCCCAGAAACAAAGTGTTGCTCCTGCGATTTGTTGTTCCGTGATGCGGAATCACTGGTAGAACATGAATTCCGCCACACTCTTCCAGGCATAATTACATGCCAGGTATGCAATCGTATCTTCAAGCACCATAAGAATCTCATGCGCCATATTAAGATGCATGCCGATCAACCCGTTCCATACATGTGTGATCTGTGCGGTAAAACTTTCACACAAAAAGGATCTTTGACTATTCACCGGCGCATACATACAGGGGAAAGACCCTTCTCTTGTGAATTGTGTCACAAAGGATTCGTGGACAAGAAGGAAAGACGACGCCACTACACATCTCACTTCAATCCTCAAAGCAAACTGTATATACCAGATGCTCACACTATAGCCGCTCCACCGGAGGCAGGCCCCAATGGAAAGAAGTATAAAACGTACAACTGTAAAATTTGTGGACGCCAATTTACTTCAAGCTCAAATCTTGCGAAACATGTTACTACTCATACTG GAGAGAAGAAATACATGTGCGAGTTTTGTGAGAAACGCTTCAGTCAGGGAGGACAGCTCACCGTGCACCGTCGAATTCATACTGGAGAGCGACCATTCGCATGTGAAAACTGTGGTGATAGGTTTCTAGACGGCAGTAGTTTCAAGCGTCATAAAACGCAACATCTATGCAAAGCTCACGATAAGCCGTCATCGTTCGTACAGGGTGCGATGCCGGAGAGGATACTACCGACGGTTTCAACGCCcacggtgaacggtgaacaAATTCAGTGCCAAGTACCACTACCAGCTTCGAGCATAGAACAACTTCCGCTTTCCTTATCTAGTGGAGTTGCAACAATGTCGCTTACATCGGACGCAGTGCTGGTCGGACCAACATATTTGCTATAA